In a genomic window of Streptomyces pristinaespiralis:
- a CDS encoding AAA family ATPase → MSDWRVFRGTEVPHDGIDTLPAPPSWRVFDDGPVVPPVVGGWKPADIERAKLYRADPDVLDLVNAALYLRRPLLVTGKPGVGKSTLALAISYELNLGPVLRWPVTSRTTLQEGLYKYDAISRLHDVSLNKGDADIDIGRYITLGPLGTALLPYSRPRALLVDEIDKGDIDLPNDLLTVFESGDYQIPELVRAARSRPTVHVSTADGGAPVPVCDGQVRCRSFPVIVLTSNGEREFPPAFLRRCIVVDIRPPDREQLTRIVRARLGDEISETAVDLVDRFLERRNHGDLATDQLLNALYLTFHAAREGGRGREELADQLLRHLRATSA, encoded by the coding sequence GTGAGCGACTGGCGAGTCTTCCGCGGCACCGAGGTGCCGCACGACGGGATCGACACCCTCCCGGCCCCGCCCAGCTGGCGTGTCTTCGACGACGGACCCGTCGTTCCGCCGGTGGTCGGGGGCTGGAAACCGGCGGACATCGAGCGGGCCAAGCTCTACCGTGCCGACCCGGACGTGCTGGACCTCGTCAACGCGGCCCTCTATCTGAGGCGCCCCCTGCTCGTCACGGGCAAACCGGGAGTCGGGAAGTCGACTCTCGCTCTCGCGATCTCCTACGAGCTGAATCTCGGGCCCGTGCTGCGCTGGCCGGTCACCAGCCGGACCACGCTCCAGGAAGGGCTCTACAAGTACGACGCGATCAGCCGGTTGCACGACGTGAGCCTGAACAAGGGCGACGCCGACATCGACATCGGCAGGTACATCACCCTGGGCCCGCTCGGTACCGCCCTGCTGCCCTACTCCCGCCCACGCGCCCTGCTCGTCGACGAGATCGACAAGGGGGACATCGATCTGCCCAACGACCTGCTCACCGTGTTCGAGTCGGGTGACTACCAGATTCCGGAGCTCGTGAGAGCGGCCCGGAGCCGGCCGACCGTCCATGTGAGCACGGCAGACGGGGGAGCGCCGGTCCCGGTGTGCGACGGGCAGGTGCGCTGCCGGTCCTTTCCCGTCATCGTGCTCACCAGCAACGGTGAACGGGAATTCCCGCCCGCCTTCCTGCGCCGCTGCATCGTCGTCGACATCAGGCCGCCCGACCGTGAACAGCTCACCCGGATCGTTCGGGCCCGCCTCGGGGACGAGATCAGCGAGACGGCCGTGGATCTCGTCGACCGCTTCCTGGAACGCCGCAACCACGGCGACCTGGCGACGGATCAGCTGCTCAACGCGCTCTACCTGACCTTCCACGCCGCCCGCGAGGGCGGCCGGGGGCGGGAAGAACTCGCCGATCAGCTGTTGCGTCACCTGCGCGCCACATCGGCGTAG
- a CDS encoding tubulin-like doman-containing protein, translating into MSVDRLVAALDAADIGATATEVAEAVWLAARIAEAAGTVTGDDLRPVGADAAPPAGDAAGQGGPGPEPVHESVSAPPRQEDPAPDPAPADDAFLYPPEPAEADGPGGLTNASAVRSPAAAALPGGLELLRALRPLKRRVPSARRTILDETATADRIADERLVLPLLLPAPERWLSLLIVVDAGSSMAVWRPLVDELRELFERLGAFRDVRLWHLGRGGDGTLGVAARAVPTDSLHSPRELVDPSGRQAVLVVSDCVDDIWWSGEAHDVLRLWGRTGPLAVLQPLPQRLWHRTGAGPVAARVHSTAPGIPNTGLIAEPYGATPLTGQQIGMPVPVLEIEPDWLASWARLVTGAAHGGIDAMVATTPTRGRDGPGRPWAGGTALGEAGGATAADLVGAFRSAASPQAFRLAGYLAAAPLTLPVMRLVQHTMLPGTRPAHLAEVFVSGLIRKLGAAEEAARTPYDFVPGVRDVLLGTIRASETVRVHEQVSAYVAESAGRTRDTTALLPSPQGQGEEMLDTARQPFAVVPVEVLRRLGAGTGTGSAAPVTPPPSAREPAPEGEPWRSPRPAELEASPRAGGGTPTFGLVHQPMLFVGLGGTGLRIGAALEHALRSGLCGPDGTRLVAGGRRLPFQLPDFLQFVYADMSESQIQRLADGVQRNHRPAHASNSRVLEALLPPYDSSPEVARMLRVALHEETRHWLPPKERQPRVAPLRHGAGQLPTVGRASLFAAMSKGPGSALGQLRQAIGALANSAGDLREVGGRAIRGCDVFVAFSVAGGTGAGVFYDFLHLIGDEFRRSRFPNVRIYPLVVMPSAFPSDAGGGREAELNAARALVDLARLIDDQNAPAASADFGDVLSGGSPSVRYPGDALVRLSPSTVQTAILFGRSKGMQPDDLRRSVIATVTSLIGTGLESRGRDFAADEFPSFAANFANRSVERATVSRTGIGLRPLSTSLAASLSVPVGDLAEIVANRLLAQAVRAMDEEAGRAADDGAERVREMFDRSGIGPLWAREVPTVPSPDLLPRGTRAIARALRDRLGDMEDALGRLQRDLDVEVPRLAERFRPDLVARELIGEVGPFRLERLLTGLPGHPQQVAELGFAGVLGNRAHDPARVEGVDTVRPEIRPIRRSVGGLVPARWGDPQVQSTLDEQDAWYEWRGRQKWHRGWKDQESRWRPSLLRTTRETGELVKALRGHEEDERRHFVERRDELYRQDRVGVRYLLPPQWMLAAFYDEVFGRLLAHEGLPEHQDAAGLLARIIQPHDWVRALESVRRSPQAGVQEIKQVVERRVKRLLGESSAFDDRPLLPSLGVLLQAAAGDENTAVGPHWLDQLRHELAGLLPVGFEPDGTGQLKVLVTYPQTAADSAVASLLARDVRLPYGTVPEFRAVDTESVTVVLFRSGMSLTDVSEVRQVLRLWAGARDAAGVDDFLHWRQRLGYRDDWLVGTEEDRCRILHRILCAVWNGQVDVAGSPDSPEQIRIRLAEGDASTLTLPLESLSPRLSSWGSLLRAYEKSALLGQEACELLMRTQPEGLAATPVPPAPLFRHLVLEVAPRQLELIGELAAQGQDEEWLEPLHHFWKHTLPDALDLRFPDTMRGAQPTLRALAGLSARRAAGGAHREASPWDDHHEM; encoded by the coding sequence ATGTCCGTCGACCGCCTCGTCGCCGCGCTGGACGCCGCGGACATCGGCGCCACGGCCACGGAGGTCGCCGAGGCCGTATGGCTCGCTGCCAGGATCGCCGAGGCGGCAGGCACGGTGACCGGGGACGACCTCCGGCCCGTCGGCGCCGATGCCGCCCCTCCGGCCGGCGACGCGGCCGGTCAGGGCGGCCCCGGTCCCGAACCGGTCCATGAGAGCGTGAGCGCGCCGCCCCGGCAGGAGGACCCGGCGCCGGACCCGGCGCCCGCGGACGACGCCTTCCTGTATCCGCCGGAGCCCGCGGAAGCGGACGGACCCGGCGGGCTCACGAACGCGTCGGCGGTGCGCTCACCTGCGGCCGCCGCCCTGCCCGGTGGACTGGAGCTGCTCCGCGCTCTCCGGCCGCTCAAACGCCGGGTGCCCTCGGCACGCCGCACGATTCTCGACGAGACGGCGACCGCGGACCGTATCGCCGACGAGCGTCTGGTCCTGCCGCTCCTGCTGCCCGCACCGGAGCGCTGGCTCAGTCTCCTGATCGTGGTGGACGCCGGTTCCTCCATGGCCGTGTGGCGTCCGCTGGTGGACGAACTGCGGGAGCTGTTCGAACGTCTCGGCGCTTTCCGGGACGTGCGCCTCTGGCACCTGGGACGGGGTGGCGACGGGACGCTCGGTGTCGCCGCACGAGCCGTGCCGACGGACAGCCTGCACAGCCCGCGGGAGTTGGTCGACCCGTCCGGCAGGCAGGCGGTTCTGGTCGTCAGCGACTGTGTCGACGACATCTGGTGGTCGGGCGAGGCGCACGACGTGCTCCGCCTCTGGGGGCGCACCGGGCCTCTCGCCGTCCTCCAGCCGCTGCCCCAGCGTCTGTGGCACCGGACGGGAGCCGGCCCGGTGGCCGCCCGAGTCCACTCCACCGCGCCGGGCATCCCCAACACCGGCCTGATCGCCGAGCCGTACGGTGCGACCCCCCTCACGGGACAGCAGATCGGAATGCCCGTGCCGGTGCTGGAGATCGAGCCGGACTGGCTCGCTTCGTGGGCCCGGCTGGTCACCGGCGCCGCGCACGGCGGCATCGACGCCATGGTGGCCACCACGCCGACGCGAGGACGGGACGGACCCGGCCGGCCGTGGGCCGGCGGCACGGCACTGGGGGAAGCGGGCGGAGCGACCGCCGCCGACCTGGTCGGAGCGTTCAGGTCCGCGGCTTCGCCACAGGCCTTCAGGCTCGCCGGCTATCTGGCGGCGGCGCCGCTCACACTGCCGGTCATGAGGCTGGTCCAGCACACCATGCTTCCGGGCACCAGACCCGCCCATCTCGCCGAAGTGTTCGTCAGCGGACTGATCCGGAAGCTCGGCGCCGCGGAGGAGGCCGCCCGCACGCCGTACGACTTCGTCCCCGGAGTCCGGGACGTACTGCTCGGAACGATCCGTGCGTCGGAGACCGTACGGGTGCACGAACAGGTGTCCGCCTACGTTGCCGAGTCCGCGGGACGGACCCGCGACACGACGGCCCTGCTTCCCTCGCCGCAGGGGCAGGGGGAGGAGATGCTCGACACCGCGCGACAGCCCTTCGCGGTGGTGCCCGTCGAGGTGCTGAGACGGCTCGGCGCCGGCACAGGAACCGGGAGCGCCGCGCCCGTCACCCCGCCGCCGTCAGCTCGGGAGCCGGCGCCGGAGGGTGAGCCCTGGCGGTCACCCCGGCCTGCCGAGCTGGAAGCGTCGCCGCGCGCCGGCGGGGGGACGCCGACCTTCGGCCTGGTCCATCAGCCCATGCTGTTCGTCGGCCTGGGCGGTACCGGACTGCGCATCGGGGCCGCTCTCGAACATGCCCTGCGCAGTGGCCTGTGCGGTCCCGACGGCACGAGGCTGGTCGCAGGGGGCCGTCGGCTGCCGTTCCAGTTGCCCGACTTCCTGCAGTTCGTGTACGCGGACATGAGTGAGTCGCAGATCCAGCGGCTGGCGGACGGCGTCCAGAGGAACCACCGCCCCGCTCACGCCAGTAACTCGAGGGTTCTCGAGGCGCTGCTCCCGCCCTACGACAGCTCGCCGGAAGTTGCCCGGATGCTGCGGGTCGCGCTCCACGAGGAGACCCGTCACTGGCTGCCGCCCAAGGAGCGGCAGCCGAGGGTGGCACCCCTGCGCCACGGCGCCGGGCAGTTGCCGACCGTGGGCAGGGCGTCGCTCTTCGCCGCGATGTCCAAGGGACCGGGGTCGGCGCTGGGTCAGTTGCGCCAGGCGATCGGAGCCCTCGCGAACTCGGCCGGCGACCTGCGGGAGGTGGGAGGCCGGGCCATCCGCGGGTGCGACGTGTTCGTGGCGTTCTCCGTCGCGGGCGGCACCGGCGCGGGGGTCTTCTACGACTTCCTCCACCTGATCGGTGACGAGTTCCGAAGGTCCAGGTTCCCCAATGTCAGGATCTATCCACTGGTGGTGATGCCTTCCGCGTTCCCGTCGGACGCCGGTGGCGGACGCGAGGCGGAGCTCAACGCCGCCCGAGCACTGGTCGACCTCGCACGGCTGATCGACGACCAGAACGCGCCCGCTGCGAGCGCCGACTTCGGAGACGTCCTGAGCGGGGGTTCACCGTCCGTGCGGTACCCCGGCGACGCACTTGTCAGGCTGAGCCCGTCCACGGTCCAGACCGCGATCCTCTTCGGTCGGAGCAAAGGGATGCAGCCGGACGACCTGCGGCGCTCGGTCATCGCGACGGTGACATCACTCATCGGCACCGGACTGGAGTCCCGCGGTCGGGACTTCGCCGCGGACGAGTTCCCGTCGTTCGCGGCGAACTTCGCCAACAGGAGCGTCGAGCGCGCCACGGTGTCCCGGACCGGGATCGGGCTCCGGCCCCTGTCGACCAGCCTGGCCGCTTCGCTGTCCGTCCCGGTCGGCGATCTGGCGGAGATCGTCGCGAACCGGCTGCTGGCGCAGGCCGTGCGGGCGATGGACGAGGAGGCGGGCAGGGCAGCCGACGACGGCGCCGAACGGGTGCGCGAAATGTTCGACCGCTCCGGTATCGGCCCGCTGTGGGCACGGGAGGTTCCCACCGTGCCGTCGCCGGACCTGCTGCCGAGAGGCACGAGGGCCATCGCGCGGGCGTTGCGCGACCGGCTCGGCGACATGGAGGACGCGCTCGGACGCCTGCAGCGCGATCTGGACGTGGAGGTCCCCCGACTGGCCGAGCGCTTCCGGCCGGACCTGGTCGCCCGTGAACTCATCGGCGAAGTCGGTCCGTTCCGGCTGGAGAGGCTGCTCACCGGGTTGCCGGGGCACCCGCAGCAGGTGGCGGAGCTCGGCTTCGCCGGAGTGCTCGGCAACCGTGCGCACGATCCAGCACGCGTGGAGGGCGTGGACACCGTCCGTCCGGAGATCCGGCCGATCAGACGATCGGTGGGTGGGCTCGTACCGGCCCGGTGGGGCGACCCTCAGGTGCAGAGCACCCTCGACGAGCAGGACGCCTGGTACGAGTGGCGGGGCCGGCAGAAGTGGCACCGCGGGTGGAAGGACCAGGAGTCGCGCTGGCGGCCGTCGCTGCTGCGTACCACCAGGGAGACAGGCGAGCTGGTCAAGGCGCTGCGCGGCCATGAGGAGGACGAGCGCAGGCACTTCGTCGAGCGCCGCGACGAGCTCTACCGCCAGGATCGAGTGGGCGTCCGGTACCTTCTGCCGCCGCAGTGGATGCTCGCCGCCTTCTACGACGAGGTGTTCGGCCGGCTCCTTGCTCACGAGGGCCTTCCGGAGCATCAGGACGCAGCGGGCCTGTTGGCCAGGATCATCCAGCCGCACGACTGGGTGCGTGCCCTGGAGTCGGTGCGCCGCTCGCCGCAGGCCGGCGTCCAGGAGATCAAGCAGGTCGTCGAACGGCGCGTCAAGCGACTGCTGGGCGAATCGAGCGCGTTCGACGACCGCCCGCTCCTGCCCTCGCTCGGCGTACTGCTGCAGGCCGCGGCCGGCGACGAGAACACCGCCGTCGGCCCGCACTGGCTCGACCAGCTGCGCCACGAGCTGGCAGGACTGCTGCCGGTCGGCTTCGAGCCCGACGGCACCGGTCAGCTGAAGGTTCTCGTCACCTACCCGCAGACCGCGGCGGACTCGGCCGTCGCGTCTCTCCTGGCGCGCGACGTGAGGTTGCCGTACGGGACGGTGCCGGAGTTCAGGGCCGTCGACACGGAGTCGGTCACCGTGGTGCTCTTCCGAAGCGGCATGAGCCTCACGGATGTCTCCGAGGTGCGGCAGGTGCTGCGGTTGTGGGCAGGGGCGAGGGACGCCGCAGGCGTCGACGACTTTCTGCACTGGCGCCAGCGCCTCGGTTATCGCGACGACTGGCTGGTCGGCACCGAGGAGGACCGGTGCCGGATCCTGCACCGGATCCTGTGTGCGGTGTGGAACGGCCAGGTCGACGTGGCAGGGTCGCCCGACTCGCCGGAGCAGATCCGCATCCGCCTCGCGGAGGGCGACGCCTCCACCCTGACGCTCCCGCTGGAGTCCTTGAGCCCGCGTCTGTCCAGCTGGGGGAGCCTGCTGCGGGCCTACGAGAAGTCGGCCCTGCTCGGCCAGGAGGCGTGTGAGCTCCTGATGAGGACGCAGCCCGAAGGCCTGGCGGCCACGCCGGTTCCCCCGGCGCCGCTGTTCCGCCACCTCGTGCTCGAAGTGGCGCCGCGCCAGCTCGAGCTGATCGGGGAACTCGCCGCTCAGGGCCAGGACGAGGAGTGGCTCGAGCCGCTGCACCACTTCTGGAAGCACACCCTCCCCGACGCACTCGACTTGCGTTTCCCCGACACGATGCGCGGGGCACAGCCCACTCTCCGCGCACTCGCGGGGCTTTCGGCACGGCGGGCCGCGGGGGGCGCGCACCGCGAGGCATCACCGTGGGACGATCATCATGAAATGTGA
- a CDS encoding AMP-dependent synthetase/ligase, whose protein sequence is MREFTVPPLAAAPQVGGLADAVFDHAFDDPDHVALGRKDSEGRWQDVTSAQFRDEVLALAKGLLAHGVRFGDRVALMCRTRYEWTLFDFALWTVGAQSVPLYPTSSAEQVFWMLHDSEVSACMVEYEDHAMTIGSVIDRLPLMKRLWQLDAGAVEELVAAGAHIDDDVVHRHRRAVTPDSVATIIYTSGTTGRPKGCVITHSNFMFEADTMIGRWEPVFHSKAGDEASTLLFLPLSHVFGRMVEVAAIRGRVKLGHQPVLQASALLPDLAAFRPSFILAVPYIFEKVFNAARRKAESAGKAGAFDKAVEVAVKYAEALEHRAFGLGPGPSAGLRMQHQLFEKLVYGKVRDAMGGRVRHAMSGGSGMDRRLGLFFEGAGVTIFEGYGLTESTAAATANPPERTRYGTVGLPIPGTTVHIAEDGEVWLHGGNIFQGYLGDPKATDAVLHDGWLATGDLGALDEDGYLTITGRKKEILVTSGGKSVSPAGLEERVRAHPLVAQCIVVGNDRPYIAALVTLDQEAVEHWLAIQGRPLLPPAEMVRDPDLEMEIRRAVVAANTLVSKSESIRTFRILAHPFSEEHGLLTPSLKLKRKAIENAYSAEVDALYG, encoded by the coding sequence TTGCGCGAGTTCACTGTCCCACCCCTGGCCGCGGCGCCTCAGGTCGGCGGACTTGCGGACGCGGTCTTCGACCATGCCTTCGACGACCCCGACCACGTCGCGCTCGGCCGCAAGGACAGTGAGGGCCGCTGGCAGGACGTGACGTCGGCGCAGTTCCGCGACGAGGTGCTGGCCCTCGCCAAGGGGCTGCTCGCGCACGGCGTCCGGTTCGGCGACCGGGTCGCCCTGATGTGCCGGACGCGCTACGAGTGGACGCTGTTCGACTTCGCGCTGTGGACCGTCGGCGCCCAGTCCGTGCCGTTGTACCCGACGTCGTCCGCCGAGCAGGTCTTCTGGATGCTGCACGACTCCGAGGTCTCCGCGTGCATGGTCGAGTACGAGGACCACGCCATGACGATCGGTTCGGTGATCGACCGGCTGCCGCTGATGAAGCGGCTGTGGCAGCTGGACGCGGGCGCGGTGGAGGAACTGGTCGCGGCGGGCGCGCACATCGACGACGACGTGGTGCACCGGCACCGGCGTGCGGTGACGCCCGACTCGGTGGCGACGATCATCTACACGTCGGGCACCACGGGCCGTCCCAAGGGCTGCGTGATCACCCACTCGAACTTCATGTTCGAGGCGGACACGATGATCGGCCGGTGGGAGCCGGTGTTCCACTCCAAGGCGGGCGACGAGGCCTCCACCCTGCTGTTCCTGCCGCTGTCGCACGTCTTCGGCCGGATGGTCGAGGTGGCCGCGATCCGCGGGCGGGTCAAACTGGGCCACCAGCCGGTGCTCCAGGCGAGCGCGCTGCTGCCCGACCTGGCCGCCTTCCGGCCCTCGTTCATCCTGGCCGTCCCGTACATCTTCGAGAAGGTCTTCAACGCCGCCCGCCGCAAGGCGGAGAGCGCCGGCAAGGCGGGGGCCTTCGACAAGGCGGTCGAGGTGGCCGTGAAGTACGCGGAGGCTCTGGAGCACCGGGCCTTCGGGCTCGGCCCGGGCCCCTCGGCCGGTCTGCGGATGCAGCATCAGCTCTTCGAGAAGCTGGTGTACGGGAAGGTCCGCGACGCGATGGGCGGCCGGGTGCGCCACGCGATGTCCGGCGGCTCCGGCATGGACCGGCGGCTCGGTCTGTTCTTCGAGGGTGCGGGGGTCACGATCTTCGAGGGCTACGGGCTCACCGAGTCGACGGCCGCCGCCACCGCGAACCCGCCGGAGCGCACCCGTTACGGCACCGTGGGCCTGCCCATCCCCGGTACGACCGTGCACATCGCGGAGGACGGCGAGGTGTGGCTGCACGGGGGGAACATCTTCCAGGGGTACCTGGGCGACCCGAAGGCCACCGACGCCGTGCTGCACGACGGCTGGCTCGCCACCGGCGACCTGGGCGCGCTCGACGAGGACGGCTATCTGACCATCACCGGGCGGAAGAAGGAGATCCTGGTGACCTCCGGCGGCAAGAGCGTCTCGCCCGCCGGCCTGGAGGAACGGGTGCGCGCGCACCCCCTGGTGGCGCAGTGCATCGTCGTCGGCAACGACCGGCCCTACATCGCGGCGCTCGTGACCCTGGACCAGGAGGCGGTCGAGCACTGGCTGGCCATCCAGGGCAGGCCGCTGCTGCCGCCCGCCGAGATGGTGCGCGACCCGGACCTGGAGATGGAGATCCGCCGCGCGGTGGTCGCCGCGAACACCCTGGTCTCCAAGTCCGAGTCGATCCGTACGTTCCGGATCCTGGCGCATCCCTTCAGCGAGGAGCACGGGCTGCTGACGCCGTCGCTGAAGCTGAAGCGGAAGGCGATCGAGAACGCCTACTCCGCCGAGGTGGACGCCCTCTACGGCTGA
- a CDS encoding LysR family transcriptional regulator yields the protein MYDPTQLRTFLAVAQTLNFTQAARRLGLRQSTVSQHVRRLEDATGRPLFSRDTHSVELTEDGEAMLGFARTILQAQERAAAYFTGTRLRGRLRFGASEDFVLTRLPEILEAFRRDHPEVDLELTVELSGTLHKRLEAGRLDLVLAKRGPGATHGELVWRDRMVWISAEGLRVDPERPLPLILFPPPAVTRARALEVLEQSGRSWRIACTSGSLSGLVAAARAGLGVMAHTRGLIPPGLVTVPDRAGLPELGTVDFVLLQGRRRDAAKEAAEALAASLLAAGDRLHGPVPG from the coding sequence ATGTACGACCCCACCCAGCTCCGCACCTTCCTGGCCGTGGCCCAGACGCTGAACTTCACCCAGGCCGCGCGCCGGCTGGGGCTGCGCCAGTCGACGGTCAGCCAGCATGTGCGCCGGCTGGAGGACGCCACCGGCCGTCCGCTGTTCAGCCGGGACACCCACAGCGTGGAACTGACGGAGGACGGCGAGGCCATGCTCGGCTTCGCCCGCACGATCCTCCAGGCACAGGAGCGCGCCGCCGCCTACTTCACGGGCACCCGGCTCCGCGGGCGGCTGCGGTTCGGCGCGTCGGAGGACTTCGTACTGACCCGGCTGCCGGAGATCCTCGAGGCGTTCCGCCGCGACCATCCCGAGGTGGACCTCGAACTCACCGTGGAGCTGTCGGGCACCCTGCACAAGCGGCTGGAGGCGGGCCGGCTGGACCTGGTGCTCGCCAAGCGGGGCCCCGGCGCCACCCACGGCGAGCTGGTCTGGCGGGACCGCATGGTGTGGATCTCGGCCGAGGGGCTGCGGGTGGATCCGGAGCGCCCGTTGCCGCTGATCCTCTTCCCGCCGCCGGCCGTCACCCGGGCGCGCGCCCTGGAGGTGCTCGAACAGTCGGGCCGGTCCTGGCGCATCGCCTGCACGAGCGGCAGCCTCAGCGGGCTGGTGGCCGCCGCCCGCGCCGGTCTGGGCGTGATGGCCCACACCCGCGGCCTGATCCCGCCCGGGCTCGTGACGGTGCCGGACCGGGCGGGGCTGCCCGAGCTGGGCACCGTCGACTTCGTGCTTCTCCAGGGTCGTCGCAGGGACGCCGCCAAGGAGGCCGCCGAGGCGCTGGCGGCCTCGCTGCTGGCGGCGGGCGACCGGCTGCACGGTCCCGTGCCCGGCTGA
- a CDS encoding VMAP-related conflict system protein, whose translation MDALGSFLTLVGQFVVRVRGDGIRGGTGFLAAPGRVLTCAHVVSPAGAGSGSVRTADRVRVQWAGGYYDGTVRAEPAEHQGERLWRYPDLAVITLPEPPRGHSWLPLSDAVPALGSRLYAAGFSAVYERGSPQLGGATVEFESPHTYDGHEMLKVKGGELAPGMSGGPLLDPTLGRVVGLVTTTRKDGWDLGGLALPASAVRDRFPDVWADNQHADRPDDHLWDLVTELRHESAHRRLLSHAERRELVAAAAGLGMDPNALYWQAVGRLGRAPDKPLEDFTALVRECADAQPAQLGAVHPLVRLVELVRAEQARGSRGHQGRIDPAGTTGVPDRIRDLPAAIASRLGQPYTPPEETVGSQPVRGPRYSSIEVRLSPLGSNRRRYLLSMWKRTDTSGESVPVLCLDTGLTFSQARDHVRKMLPQTVAQMREYAENLVIEFALPTPLLAKAMVDEWDLGNAWAPLGTMFVVVLRASDRAPVTHGNWVSRWRRLQSGAHEDVAIVDWVDCHDDSDIGEMFATLMSTESLSVLGISYQPDSGTAKLALEAALYAGVPAAIWPRTSCPEHSGEGTRHRGPAPRRAAGGPAGCAPVTASSARSHSRCRGSRSPTCQGW comes from the coding sequence TTGGACGCCTTGGGATCGTTCCTCACCCTCGTAGGGCAGTTCGTCGTCCGCGTGCGCGGCGACGGTATTCGTGGCGGAACAGGGTTCCTGGCCGCGCCGGGACGTGTGCTCACCTGCGCCCATGTCGTGAGCCCGGCGGGCGCCGGCTCGGGCTCCGTCCGCACCGCCGACCGTGTCCGGGTGCAGTGGGCGGGCGGGTACTACGACGGGACGGTGCGGGCAGAGCCGGCCGAGCACCAAGGTGAGCGCCTCTGGCGCTACCCGGACCTTGCCGTGATCACGTTGCCGGAACCGCCGCGGGGCCACTCGTGGCTACCTTTGTCGGATGCCGTCCCCGCGCTCGGGAGCCGGCTCTACGCCGCGGGCTTCAGTGCCGTGTACGAACGCGGCAGTCCCCAACTGGGCGGTGCAACCGTCGAGTTCGAATCACCGCACACATATGACGGCCACGAGATGCTGAAGGTCAAGGGCGGGGAGCTGGCCCCGGGAATGTCCGGAGGGCCTTTGCTGGACCCGACGTTGGGGCGGGTCGTGGGGCTGGTCACGACAACACGCAAGGACGGCTGGGACCTGGGCGGGCTCGCGCTGCCCGCCTCCGCCGTCCGCGATCGCTTCCCCGACGTGTGGGCCGACAACCAGCACGCGGACCGGCCGGACGACCACTTGTGGGACCTGGTCACAGAGCTGCGGCACGAGTCCGCTCATCGCCGGCTGCTGTCGCACGCGGAACGCCGCGAACTGGTGGCTGCCGCCGCCGGGCTGGGCATGGACCCCAACGCGCTGTACTGGCAGGCGGTCGGCAGACTCGGTCGTGCACCGGACAAGCCTCTGGAGGACTTCACGGCGCTGGTCCGTGAATGCGCCGATGCGCAGCCCGCCCAACTGGGAGCGGTCCATCCACTGGTGCGTCTCGTCGAACTGGTCAGGGCCGAGCAGGCCCGTGGGTCCCGCGGCCACCAGGGACGGATCGACCCGGCGGGGACGACGGGGGTCCCCGACCGGATCCGGGACCTGCCCGCCGCCATCGCGTCACGGCTGGGGCAGCCCTACACACCCCCCGAGGAGACCGTCGGTTCGCAGCCGGTGCGGGGACCCCGCTACTCGTCCATCGAGGTCCGGCTGTCCCCGCTCGGGTCCAACCGGCGTCGCTACCTGCTCAGCATGTGGAAGCGCACCGACACGAGCGGCGAGTCCGTGCCTGTCCTCTGTCTCGACACCGGACTGACGTTCAGTCAGGCGCGCGACCACGTGCGCAAGATGCTGCCGCAGACGGTGGCGCAGATGCGGGAGTACGCAGAGAACCTGGTGATCGAATTCGCTCTGCCGACTCCGCTGCTGGCCAAGGCGATGGTGGACGAATGGGATCTCGGCAATGCCTGGGCCCCGCTGGGAACCATGTTCGTCGTCGTGCTGCGCGCGTCGGACCGGGCGCCGGTGACCCACGGGAACTGGGTGAGCCGGTGGAGACGCCTCCAGTCCGGGGCGCACGAGGACGTCGCGATCGTCGACTGGGTCGACTGCCACGACGACAGCGACATCGGCGAGATGTTCGCGACCCTCATGAGCACCGAGTCCCTGTCGGTCCTGGGGATCTCCTACCAGCCCGACAGCGGGACGGCGAAGCTGGCGTTGGAGGCCGCACTGTACGCGGGTGTCCCCGCCGCCATCTGGCCCCGGACCTCGTGCCCGGAACACTCCGGGGAAGGAACGAGACACCGGGGGCCGGCACCCCGCCGGGCGGCGGGCGGCCCGGCGGGATGTGCGCCGGTGACCGCTTCCAGCGCTCGGTCGCACAGCAGATGTCGGGGCAGCCGCTCTCCGACCTGCCAAGGCTGGTGA
- a CDS encoding CU044_2847 family protein, whose product MKDAEIVELDLPGGGTVLVRAGQVHGDTAAEDFDEGPANVGLREALSFSAVSSTIRGVAAEVHRALEAAAPDVAEVELGFEMALKGSRMVCLLVDSEAKATIRVRLEWHKDAPTAGQ is encoded by the coding sequence GTGAAGGATGCCGAGATCGTCGAACTGGACCTGCCCGGCGGAGGCACGGTACTGGTCAGGGCGGGCCAGGTTCACGGCGACACGGCAGCAGAGGACTTCGACGAGGGGCCGGCCAACGTCGGGTTGCGCGAGGCATTGAGTTTCTCCGCGGTCAGCAGCACGATCCGCGGTGTCGCCGCAGAAGTCCACCGCGCGCTCGAAGCGGCGGCACCGGATGTGGCCGAGGTCGAGCTCGGTTTCGAAATGGCGCTCAAGGGCTCACGCATGGTGTGTCTGCTGGTCGACTCGGAAGCGAAGGCAACCATCCGTGTGCGTCTCGAATGGCACAAGGACGCACCCACGGCCGGGCAGTGA